In Nicotiana tabacum cultivar K326 chromosome 2, ASM71507v2, whole genome shotgun sequence, the following proteins share a genomic window:
- the LOC107828553 gene encoding uncharacterized protein LOC107828553 translates to MWLKVPGFGDKVKEWWTSYGVSGTPSFRLSKKFKLLTGDIIRWNKEVFGRVEVKMRELMHELGELERGEGARELDESEKARLGVAVANRRRNFIESLVVDGVRIEGEKEVKGAIVGFYENLYKEEVSWRPTLEGIEFNHIGEGDSEWLERAFVEEEVHEAVTSCAGDKAPGPDGFSLAFF, encoded by the exons ATGTGGTTGAAAGTGccaggatttggtgacaaagtgAAAGAATGGTGGACAAGCTACGGGGTATCAGGGACACCTTCATTCCGTCTTTCGAAGAAATTTAAATTGCTCACGGGAGATATTATTAGATGGAATAAGGAGGTTTTCGGGAGGGTAGAGGTTAAAATGAGGGAGCTCATGCATGAATTGGGGGAATTAGAGCGAGGGGAAGGGGCGAGAGAGCTAGACGAATCTGAGAAAGCGAGATTGGG AGTTGCGGTTGCAAATCGAAGAAGAAACTTCATAGAGTCCTTAGTTGTGGATGGGGTGAGGATTGAGGGAGAGAAAGAGGTAAAAGGGGCGATAGTGGGGTTTTATGAGAATTTATACAAAGAGGAAGTTAGTTGGAGACCTACTTTGgagggaatagagttcaaccaCATAGGGGAGGGAGACAGTGAGTGGCTAGAAAGGGCTTTCGTGGAGGAGGAGGTGCACGAGGCTGTGACGAGTTGTGCTGGTGATAAGGCCCCAGGGCCTGATGGTTTCTCCTTGGCCTTCTTCTAG